A stretch of DNA from Cheilinus undulatus linkage group 7, ASM1832078v1, whole genome shotgun sequence:
GACACCAACATCAAGTTTAAACAGTTGTGCAGAATTATAACTACCTCATAATGATAACTACCATGGGGGTTATTAATATTCTTAACAAGGAAAAAAGTTTCAGAGttgtaaatgattttatttaattctattCTCCCAATCATCTCAAAACCAATGCTATTTTATTTACATGGCACTGAATCTTTAGggttttttacacttttcatgCCTGCACTCATGGTTTGTGACGAGTAGTGGTGGCTCCTCACTCTGTCAGCAAAATAGCACGGCGACGcagtggttagcgctgttgcctaacagcaagaaggttgcttgtttgcttcccggtcagggcctctCTGtacggagtttgcatgttcccaGGCATGTGTGGGTTccctccgggtactccggcttcctcccaccaccaaaaacatgctcattaggttaattggtgactctaaataaGGGGTATAAAAATGGATGCATGAATTCTTAGGTCTTATTTTAAGAGTTAGGCTACTATTTGTGAAGAACTCAGATGGGGAATGGGGGATCTATTGTCCCCCAtgtcaaatgtttgaaaaatcacTGCAGAGGGGTCCTCCTGTGTGCCGCTATGATGCTCCCTTTGGTGACTTTTGAGTGGACAGAATTTTTCCAAAGTGCCAGATCTGATGCTgtctaaggccggccacacactagacgattttttaatctgaaacgattttgaaaccgtgagagaccacagacttcaggacaatttccaaagatttttcatctttaatcctctgaacgcacacactagacgacttaGCTAGATTGCCAGCAGATTAGcagattgtcagatcactggaccacacacctgccgacctgcctccgacctcgcgtgatcacatgacttcaggaaaaaaaaacaaaagaaaaacggATGTCTGTGATACAGTCTTGCTGTCTTTCCAAAACAGGCTGTCCTGGAGtatgttacaggtgcagcaacaatcataaaacaggggaaagactcaggacgaaatcctgtctggaattaaggtaccgttgtgtttatggttgtgagcggtgaaagtatgATTCGTCTGGTGAAGCTACCGGtgtgctcactctcattggttgttgtgggtactccgtcagcggcactacgacctagaatcataaatatcaagcatgtttgatatttacgattcagggtctgggaggctacgacgcgatttggagcagtaaattaattgtgttgacaccaccgaatgcagactactcagacaaataatcgttcgTGACAAGCctccagtcggtatacgccCCCGCAATtgtcaggggaggcaaatctcgactaaaatcgggcttaaaatcctgtagtgtgtggccggcctaagtggacaaaatttaacaaattgcCTTTTAAACACTCTTTAGGTGAACAAAGTATGGCTTGGTccatttaaaggggacacaAATTTGGCTCAGTGCTCTCTAATTTGACACAAATCTGACAGAGCGGGATTTTAAATGCCCTCTTaatagacaaaatttgacaaagtgtccTCTAAGTGGATACAATATGTGGCATTTATTTGTCAAATCATTAGTGAAATGGTTCATAATTCcttgtctgtttttacagaaacaaacgctgtctatgagtggtttaccagatggatgtgtgaaatccATCTGGCCTGCAGGTTACTAGgcataatcatgattttaaaaagttaaatctcGACCAGGATTTCTAACCATTTCACCGTAAATGTCTGACAGCTCTTTGAACAGTGGTGCCCCACTGCACacagcaggtgcccttttttaatgattttgcccctgcccctcaaaccTCCTGAGTCCGCCACTGTAACAGCACATAATTCACTGAATTAATTCATGGACAGGGGTTTGCATGTTATatgctgtgttttatattgtaTATCTGGCACTAGTAGCTCACCTGTGTCATCTCCACCTGGAGTGTTTACACCAAAGAGGGCCCAGCCAAGTGCCAGCCCATGGAGGCCAGCAaagtcatggtccattgtaaggTAGTCTGTGATTaccatattttgaatttcacttGAATGATAACTACACCCCTATCCAAGTAACCACAGACGAAATGTTTcaatttatttctgctgtagtACAGAATGgccattttcaaaatgaaaacccTTTTTCTAAatacagaattacctttttggaaatgttaacagtgtggatggacAACAAATGAATAAGCATGATGTGtacaaatgtcagaaatgcaATAAGGGgtaaataaaagaacaaaaatagttacaagtggcaaaaaatcagttggagaaaagtggtgaaaagtgattatggagtatcaaaaaagggtttaaattgGGGAAAATGGGCTAGgcaagggcaaaaatgggctaggCGAGgcaaaagggtgaaaaatgggccagaaaaaatggtgaaaagaggttaaaagtggcaaaagttggatagctggggcaaaaatgggctaggcaaggcaaaagggggaaaatgggtaggaaaaaaatggcgaaaagcagttaaaaaagaccaaaattgggataaaattggcaacaatgggtttacagtggcaaaaacattggctagaacagtgatgaaaagggttgtagtttagtttaaattatatttattatgtTTGATGGATTTGACTGTGTCAGCTTCAAAAACTTCCTGTTTATCATCTCTTTTCAGGTCCCCCTTAGCGCTTGTTATTATCCATCCTTCCTTTTAGCCTACATTATCCTCTTGATTTTTTATCAGGGCAGTGATTAACCATTTGGAACCACAGACCTCTTGACCAAGAGCACTGACTGGCTGATTGTCGATATGAAAATATTAGAGTcaggagatggaggagatggagaaggagagagggagaggctgAGAGACAGAGGGGAGTTGGGAGGGGTAAGGCTGCCCTTGGGATTATATCCAGTATGATGTATTTACTGTAACTGTGCAACAGCCCTAGTGGCTTTAAAACAACCCGGCCCACTTGATTTGTCCTGGTTCACCATAGCCACTCTGGGCGTGTTTGGCAGCATCAGGTTTAGTTATCCACTATCTCACTGTTAtctaaaatgcaaaacatgCTAGTGCCAGTCCAGGCCAGGCCCAGCATTTTAGTTTGTCTTCAGAGCTGCCATCAAACAAGGTGTTCCCCTCACTCAGGTAAGGCCTTTATGTTTCCTCCTTTAAACTAGAAAATGATTTAATTGTCAATGTTACCGGTCCCTATTTACTCTGGTCCTCTTACACTGGTCCTTATGGAGTCTGAAACAAATACaaagtttttaaatttgtgatgtAGACTACAATGtatgtctttttctctctttttaaaacaaatgcaaGCTCACTTCAAGGACGTGCAAAGCTGTCCTGGGTAAACTAtgtagtttgttttgtttaaatggCAAATTTTGAAACTTTACTGTTGCTTTTACTCACTTTTACCAACCTACAGTTTAAACCTGAATGAGAATGTGATGTTTACTTTATGCTCCTTTATCATATGGAAATATGGTGACAAATACAAAAGAGAATGTGAATGGAAGAGATCTCAGTGGATTTTACACCCAAAAGAGCTCTTTATTCTTCTCAATCACTGTAATTTACACCAGGTATCATAATTCACATCAATCAGAGGGTAAATAGTGAGGGTTTTTTCACTTTACGGTGACGGCAATGTAACTATGGATTCATGCATGTGAATCTTTGCTGTgctgacagttttttaaatattttggagCCAAGGCTCTGTGTTTTGATTCCTTCTTTATATTTGCAGccttgatgctgtgatatttaaattgcaaaaaaacattATCACCATTAAAGATACGGTTCAAAACATTATTCAGTCATGTTTTAGTAAAATTGACTTCAGACATTACATGCCacataaaattgaaatattCCTTTAGATTTATATGAATCTGATGACTGTCATCAGAGCCCCTATCTGCCTACCATTAGACTTTTTTAACTTGTCAGGTCTGAATTACACAGCCAATCAGGACAGTCAGTGCAGCTTTGAGGAGAATGTTTTAAACACCAACATCTGTGTAGACTCATTCAGACACATCGCTATGGCGATGCCACTCACTAAAGTGGACAGTGGCAGAGCCAGTATTACAGGATATGCAAAACTTCAGCTCGAAATTATGTTCTGGGTGCATTTAAAAGTAAGAGAAGTAACAAAATAGCATCACCTTAGTAAACTCAAATGTCAGAGGCTTTGTTAAAAGTAATTCCCCTCTTGGGAGCTTACAAACAGGAATGTTCCTCAGTGAATCATTTCACATCTGGTTACAGTAAATTATAATTGTATTTAGCCGACTAGTATAAAGTCAGGTAAAGACATTCTGCAATCTGAATACACATCTTAAGGGTAGAAAGTTAGTTTACAGAATGTAACAAATGGGAGCATTGCTGGCATCATCAGCCTTcaatcctctttgcaggttaacatcTACATTCCTGCTTTGAAAATTGTCACTGCTGAGGTCACAGAAAGCATTACCTAGCAACCACTGGACAACtttattccttttttctcaGTCAAAATAGTACTTAAATGTGCTATTCCTGTGAGATGCTATCGATACTATCAGCTCATTGTTGTTTACATTGGATTAAAGAGTATTGTAGCAGCATGGCAGTAGTCATTAGGAACAGCTACAGTGGCGGATGGCTGCATTACAGTTTAGACTGAGCATTTGACCAGGATATTAGGCctgaactgataaaaatacattttttctaaTTATATATGCCGGCTAATTTGTTTAGTGTTTCAAATTGTCAAAAtgctcatcagaccaaataaagAGGCATTCATGAGTCCTTCTCTGTTTCAGTGAaaatggtcatgtgactgacatATGCTAGCGTTAGCATTCAGGCCTTCTGTTGCAAacatagactgtaaaaaaaattggacaaagccttTGTGATGTCAGCTGTTTAATCACGGCAGACAAGAGCTTCCTGTCAGCACTAAAGCGAGCCTTCTGGTGCTAgcatctgcctgtcaagctatctgtcaatcaaatgagacatgccAATCTGTGCGCAGTAagttttttcctaaatataatagAAAGGaatgtggtacaaaaaaatttacCCCTGGTACAGTGGACATTAacacattagctaatgagacacatttagtttttttgaaccaggtaGTAAACCAGTTTATGACACGTGTAAAATATTGCTTCTTAACATGTGTTTAGACAGGACTTCCaatgttcctgcagccagcctcaaatgGACACTTGCAGTATTGCGACTTTTTGCACTTCCTAATTGGCTTTgattttcaggactggaggttgccgcttggttgcCAGTTAGACATTGCCatataaaatgctgttttaccCTTCAGAAATGATTTGCAGGCATCTAATGCTGACATTATagtctctgtaaagtgaaatccaaactctgttttaacacactagatatattgtaataaggttgctgtaaacatgtgaaaacactgagatctatgtttgactgaatttttgatttagactataagaaagttgttcacctctttcctggcttggttttatttgagcagggcgaaaatctgagcccatgacatAATCGGTCTTGATGGGGATTTACCCAACCCCACCTCTAATGGTACAATAATATAAAATTACTGAGCAACTCATGTCTACTGTAAAGTTGAAAGCCAGCTAcgtgttgtgttgttggtcattgtgaggtaaatttcctaaatctatcagccacggtggcCTACGGGTCATTACAAGTATCATAACAGGGacatttgtgccagaaaacagtaaatttaatccccaacttctatctatgctctggcacagagccaggcagttGCGCACTGAtcagaatcattttattttatttgagaggattgtattgttcgtgagtgggtgtggcttcagctcattcaaccaacATGCCCACTGCATCTTAGAGCAGATATTAcaacctcatttttcatggttttgaagCTTATTTTGATTAAGAGATGTTtgtcatgactgaaatttggcctagCGGCTCATAGCACAGtggcctatcatacaacaaacctaaaatagagattttttaaatcactacaGGGACTTTAGCTTTCtgtgtacaaaatgtgcactgcACAGATTGTTACAGGGATTTTGTCAGTAGGCAGTATTTAACACTGTTAATGACAGCAATAAAatcattgttttcattaaaatgtggtTATCAAGTTGAATTCAAGTTTTATATGAGACTCATTCACATAAACTATACATTTTATGCAAAGTTTTTCAGCCATCTAAGAGAACTATTGAAGAGAAATTACATGACTTCCTGTTAAAGAGGCTAAACATTGAAATTCGGTATAGTACAGGTATAATAATCAGTGAATACTATAAATTCAAGAGAATATATTCAAAATGTAACTGTTCCTCAGACATTTTCTTTATCCTGTGTTCACAGGTTCATTATCTGTGGCTTCATTTGCCCAGTAAGAGATGTCAACACAACCCCTGGTGGAATGGGAAACCGGTCTCTTGGACTGCTTCGAGGAAGCCAGTACCTGTAAGAATGAATTCAACAGCATTAATTACCTCcgctaaggaggttatgtgatcgggtgggtttgttagtttgttagtttgtttgttagcaatataactcaaaaagttgtggacagattttgatgaaattttcaggaaatggcataaggaagaaatgatgagattttgggagtgatacGGATCACGgtttggatccaggaatgttttaaaggattctgtactattgggagatagggctaatggcggaggtctgcgctctctgagtgcttttctagttttctttACGTGCCAGCTGTTTAGTAGAAATGCCCATTCACTTGTGGTTTTGAACCACCTTGTTTCAGGCTGCTATGGTTTCTGGTGCTCCCCCTGCCTTGCCTGCACCGTGTCTGGAAGATTTGGAGAGAACACTTGTCTCCCTCTATGTGACTTTTGCGGCCCTGCTGTGACAGCCTACTGTGGGATTCCTCTGGGTGTACCTCCTGCAGTTCTGTCCATGAGGGCTGCCATGAGAAACAGATATGGTATCAAGGTATGATGCTTGAAGAGCTGATGTGATCGAGGAGAATCTGAGTAACAGTGAGGCAATGTTGTATTTACATCAGTTAATATGTGTCACCTTTTTCCCACAGGGTTCTCTCTGTAAGGACATCGCAGTTTCCTGTTTCTGTGGGTGGTGCTCCTGGTGTCAGATGCATCGAGAGTTGAAACATCGGAAGAAAACCCCCACTGTCATCAATGTGCATAATCAAACCGTTTTTGCTATGCAGCCTGCCCCTGTCATGATGATGCCCCAAGGGTTTGTGACGCAGCAAAATGTTGTGGCCCCGCAAGGTGTTGTGGCCCCGCAAGGTGTTGTGACCCCGCAAGGTGTTGTGAACCAACCTGGGATGATTATGACTTCCTAATGAGCTTTTAGGCTTCTCATTAgtctgttgtgttgtgtgtTAGTTTTTGCTGTTACACTGAAGACCAAATCCATGTAtgatttatctatttatttaacctttattcaacCAGGCTAGTCCCATTGAGATTAAAGATCTCTCCTTCAAGGGGGACCtggccaagaatggcagcaatgcCTATATAATTTAAAGTAAACTATGCAATATTAATCACAATCTAATTGTAATAAAGTGCTGATGTACTGTTTTTTAGCATTATATGAGGCAGCGTTTGCACTGTTTATGAAGCTGGAACTCTGAATCACACTATAGACTCCTTTTCCCTGTTTGCATATTAAATAAGGACAAATCAAATGCATGTAAATCATACAAAGTAGTTGATCTGTGGTAACCATGGATGTAAACAAAGTAGCAAGGTGCTGAAAATCCTTGGGCTGCTTGCTACTTTTAGTTGCAGTACACAACACAACCTCTGCAGCTGTTACCTTGTCTCACCTCTGCTAAGCCCCGCCCACACCGAACATGAATACCAACCACTGTCAATGCAAATTGCCTGTTCCCCTCACTTTGCTATGTCTTAGTCAGAAGAAAGAAGCATTATTGGCActattcacacaaacacaaaactgCTGAAAACTTCATGAAGCTGCATTTGttgcatgaaaacattttcaccCTCTCTTTACCTGAAAGTGTCTCTTCTAGCCGCCTCATGAATTTCCAGTGAAGTCAGATTTAGCTGATTTGTGATTACAGCTGGAATTCTTTAGGATAATTCACCTAAATCCTAGCCTAAATCACAGCTTTCCTCTGATGGGGCAAGtagcagtggtggactcaggatgtttgcgAGCCAGGggtaaaatgattaaaaaaaaaaaaaaaggcagctgCTGTCTTTAGTGAGGCACCATTGTtcaaaaagttgtcaaaaaattcaaagtgaaaaagtttgaaatccTGGTTACGATTTAGCATTTGAAATTATGATTATACTGACTACACCTGTGTAAAAACAGACCAATTATGAACTATTTAGCAACTGATTcgacaaaaacacacaagggAGGACATCAGTGGAAATGACCTTTACATCAAGAAGCTTATAgcactttatttcattttctccacTGTTAGACGTGGTTTCATCCCCTGTTAGGACACTCTCCCCACTTAAAGACTGCCAAGGAGGGAACTTGATCACAGATTGTCCACTGGAAAGGCAGCATGGGGGGCACTTACTTGTTCATTTTAaggcactttgtcatatttaCTGGGAATAAGCAGGTGTATCTGTtgtatctgttatttggttccttctgtggtgccatagaaacaaagaaaatgaaaaaatccaagatggcagcatccatggaggggCCCCTGCCCCTCCATGGATGCTAAAAGGcttatgaataaaaggcttattctaagtGTATTTAAAACTGCctgctttttaaaagccttGTTGCTTTTATATGATACATAACATGCACACAACACTGATGTCAATCAGCAGAAACAAAATAACACTGTGACACCATGTTTGAACTGCAGCCTGACAGAGGAATGGTTTTATGTTAGCAAGGCCTCAACCTGTCATCAGATGTTAGAAACTGGGTCAAACAGTCTTTTCCTTAAGAGCTGAATCCTGGGAAATTCCTGCTGCCAACTCTGACCTGCTGGTTCATCTTTCTCACTGAGTGGAGTTTGAGTTTTTACCTGAAGAGAGAATTCTCATCAAGCgtaaaaatatcttaaattaCAGACTACAATAGAGCACATACctgaacaatgaaaaaacatttaCCAACAAAACTTCCCTTCGACTattcttacttttattttacttactCAGTGCTGATTGATTCAAGTATggcagcattgtttttttgtgattgtTGTTTCCTGGCACACAAGACGCCACTCCTAACCCAAGGTGAATCCTTTTGTACTTCATTGGCCTCAGACCAGGTGTACCGCTCACTCAGGTAAGACTTCTATGGTCATTATAAGGACTTCTTTATTAACAAGTAGAAGGTTGATCTGTATTCTGTTTCAGTTGCATTTAACATTAGAAACAAGTACTATACAGACTGAAATCAAAGACTTCTCTttgtgaaacatttattttcctactttgaaaataaaaacgtTAAAGGGGAATGAATCCTAGGTAAATGAAGACTGTTGAAATTCGGCTTGTTTGGGTGAAAATTATGTGATTTTACCATATAGGTGAAACCAAAAAGTCTAATAATTGACGATTCATTGGACTGAGGCTCGTTGGACAGCCAACCTCACAGCTGAACACGTGCCAATGAAACAAAGACCATTTCATTCCTGTTTTATAGGGATGTTAAATGAGTAATTATACAAAGATCTCCCCATTTTATCCAAATAAATCAGGACTCATGTGCCTTTGTATAGATATCAACTTAATAATACCCATTCATGCAATTCTGAATATAACACATACTTTTAGCCAGTCCTCGTTGCAACATAAGAGACTAAACCATGTAgcaaagcaacattttaaactcattaaaTATCTTTTGCAGTTATATCAGAATACTTTAAAGTtgaaggaatgaggatgaacaaagaaagacTTGGCTCTGTTGGTCCTGCCAAAAACCCTGATAGTCACATCTGATGTATCACTTCTAAGCACTGGCAGAAATGTCTGTATATTCATGCAACTCTTATTAAAGCACCCAGGTGTTATGAAATATAGCCATggttaaataagaataaaagtaaaatccTTAAGGTGATCTGGGGGAAGATTTGGGATATAGTGGATGGTGATACACGGGAGGATTCTCTCCAAGAATGGGAAATTCATAAGAGAAGCTTGGGGCAAAACATTAtatattcaatacaaaatacCTAAGATAGTTTTATACCCCTGCTAGACTAAATAGTATGAGATTAAGTAAAGACGGTTTATGCCCAGAGTGTAACACAGTACACGGtatgtacatacatacatgtttAATGGGAATGTCGAATGGTAATTATGGAATAATGTTTTGAAACTTGTGGAGGATTGGTCGGAATGCTAATCTGTCTAGATCACCACAGCTATGTCTACTCAAACAGTTGTACCTCATTTGAGATActataatatatttattttatctataataataatatacatTTACAGTTCTGACAACAGGAAGACATGATGGCAATTACTGCATGTGAGAGGACTGAACTGGAGAAATGACTTTTACTAAAGAGTAGTACTGTGGAGGAAAGAACCTGATTTTTTCAAGACATTAGAGCTTTCTGCCTCTTGGGTTAAGTttctatttatttcaaaatgtgtttcaaTACTTGTCTACAGCCATTAAAGTTAATATATATtcaaaatacttgaaaaaaatcGGACAGACACtgaattaaatgaatgaatgacaaGATTTCTTACTGCAAagaatcatttttaaacatctgaaGAACTTGTATGTGCAATGGttgatatttttcatcattacTGAATTTAAGAAAACTTACTGGAGGATGGCCTCAACTGAAGCTAAAGCTTCATGCTGGTCCTTAGCATGACAAAGTTGGGAATTCCTGATTTAAACTATTATTTTGCAGTGTTGACATACGCCACTTTGATATTTGACTGACACAAGCTCTTCACAGTGGCAGTGGTTTTCTATGTATTTATAGCTATGAGGCTTCTGTATTGTAAATGGATATATAAGCTTTACAGCTCATTTAATTTGGATAATACACCTACCAATGATGCTTCAAAGGGGACGTGTtgatttaaagcatcttcattatactgaaatataaaagagaTCATTTCTATTATTTCTTATTACATAATGTATATTCTAGATCTCCTGGACCTGAGCTTAAGTGGTGGAGTTTACTGTGTTATTTGGCTTACACAAAGAAATGCAACACAAAGACGCAGGCGTTAGTTTAGTGATATTCTGTTTGTCTAAGCCCCTCAGCAGGAGGGCTATGATATTGATGTATGATGGCTTCACTTTTCATACTGCTGTAGTTCCACAGCTGAACATCCATTCAGATCTGTTAAGTCCAATCAACTGGAACTGGACTCAGATCAACCAGGTCACAGACAAACAGGTGGATCTGGTGAATATCATGACTTGTAGTCATATTAGCACTGTCCCTGATTATGCATAACTCATCCTTCTTAAAACCAaagcagatgaaaaaaatgagattgACAAAATTGTCATTTGGTACAAACTTGCATCTTTACAACTTTTGCTTACAATTAGGCACAAATACCACTTGACAACTatgatttttattataaatttgactcatttttaaatgatctttTACAATTATATATacaaaatttatgattttaaatcatattaaatttgattttgttttttggaaagcatcatGTGAACTCCCTTCACTGTCTCGcgaccagaggtgtcaagtaatgaagtacaaatacttcgttaccttacttaagtagaaattttgggtatctatactttactggagtaattatttttcagcctactttttacttctactccttacattttcacgcAATTATCCGTATTTTCTATTCCTTAGAATTtgaaaatagcctcgttactctTATTTTCATTTCGGCTCACAGTACTTATAAGCAACAAGTCATAATATCTTCATGACTCCATGAAACACAGGctaatgctcagtagtacactGGAGCGTTCCTGTACCACACAGACCCCACCATCCTGTGCACAGTCGATCATGTTCAGTCCTCCACACCCCCGATCCATCCACCACCAATCACCACTCACCCAGTTTTCCCCGCGCTGTCCAAACTCTTCCTCCAGGAAGTATTTCAGCATGTCTGTCTGAGGCTGCTCTGGTTGGGCTGAGAGTGAGAAAGACGCCGGCTAACTAGCCATAGTCACATTGAGGGAAGTCCGCGTCTCCGTTGTTACATGTCGTGTCGCATTTATTATTGTGCGTGTAACCTTCAGTCCTGGGTCCACGTCGGACGAAGACGGATAACAGTGTGTTGTTTTCCTGTGTGGAGTCATCTGGCGGAGCGCCTCGTCCTCTCTGGTCTGGAGTCCTGAGGGGTTTGTTGGAGTGGCAACCTAAGTCtgacagactgactgactggcgaCCAAGCGGCGGTACCGTGAGTGCCCAAGTGATTGTTTTGTGTTCTGTCTGGTGTTGTGAACGGCGAAGAGACGCTGGAGTTTTGGTTTTCACTGGGTTGTGGAGAGTTTTGGGGTCCGTAAAACCTGGACTCCTGTTGTGGATGGTGGAATTCTTTTGCATTGAACTGGACTGAACTGTGTTGCTTTTGATTTAGAAAACCCGGAACGGACTCTTATTTTTGATGAAGTGAACTGAGAACAGTGAActgacacgcacacacacacacacacattgtttggtt
This window harbors:
- the LOC121512644 gene encoding cornifelin-like encodes the protein MSTQPLVEWETGLLDCFEEASTCCYGFWCSPCLACTVSGRFGENTCLPLCDFCGPAVTAYCGIPLGVPPAVLSMRAAMRNRYGIKGSLCKDIAVSCFCGWCSWCQMHRELKHRKKTPTVINVHNQTVFAMQPAPVMMMPQGFVTQQNVVAPQGVVAPQGVVTPQGVVNQPGMIMTS